The Pseudomonas parafulva genome window below encodes:
- the ada gene encoding bifunctional DNA-binding transcriptional regulator/O6-methylguanine-DNA methyltransferase Ada, whose protein sequence is MSVIPYCTDAQRWQAVQTRDPAARGHFVYAVRSTGIHCHPGCPSRLAKRENIEFFSDTVAAQAAGYRPCKRCTAKSGEPETRRTTLVARACRLIESSDSAVPLAQLAAQLAVSPFHLHRLFKAETGLTPKAYATAFRARRLRDGLEQAGSITEAIFEAGFNSNSRFYADADQRLGMRARDYRAGGAGACIRFALGQCFLGAILVAQSERGICAIALGDDPQVLLEHLQDQFPKAELIGGDSAFERLVAEVVGFVEQPSLGLRLPLDVQGTAFQERVWQALREVPAGTQVSYSDIAERIGAPKAVRAVALACAANRIAVAIPCHRVVRRDGDLSGYRWGVARKRALLKRETVLT, encoded by the coding sequence ATGTCTGTCATTCCTTACTGCACCGATGCTCAGCGCTGGCAGGCCGTACAGACCCGTGACCCTGCCGCGCGAGGCCACTTCGTGTATGCCGTGCGCAGCACTGGCATCCATTGCCATCCCGGTTGTCCCTCGCGCCTGGCCAAGCGCGAAAATATCGAGTTCTTCAGCGACACCGTCGCCGCCCAGGCGGCGGGCTACCGGCCTTGCAAGCGCTGCACGGCCAAGAGCGGCGAACCCGAAACCCGGCGCACTACGCTGGTGGCTCGGGCCTGCCGCCTGATCGAGTCCAGCGACAGCGCCGTGCCACTCGCGCAGTTGGCTGCGCAACTGGCGGTCAGTCCCTTTCATTTGCATCGCCTGTTCAAGGCCGAAACCGGCCTCACGCCCAAGGCCTACGCCACGGCGTTTCGGGCCAGGCGACTGCGCGATGGGTTGGAGCAAGCGGGCAGCATCACCGAGGCGATCTTCGAGGCCGGCTTCAATTCCAACAGCCGGTTCTACGCCGATGCCGACCAGCGCCTGGGCATGCGCGCCCGTGACTACCGGGCCGGTGGTGCCGGGGCCTGCATTCGCTTCGCGCTGGGCCAGTGTTTTCTAGGGGCGATCCTGGTGGCGCAGAGCGAGCGGGGTATTTGCGCCATCGCGCTGGGCGATGACCCGCAGGTGCTGCTCGAACACTTGCAGGATCAGTTTCCCAAGGCCGAACTGATCGGTGGCGACAGCGCGTTCGAGCGTCTGGTGGCCGAGGTGGTGGGCTTCGTCGAACAGCCGTCGCTGGGCTTGCGTCTGCCCTTGGACGTACAGGGCACGGCCTTCCAGGAGCGGGTCTGGCAAGCCCTGCGCGAGGTGCCGGCCGGCACGCAGGTGAGCTACAGCGACATCGCCGAGCGCATCGGCGCGCCCAAGGCGGTGCGTGCGGTCGCCCTGGCCTGTGCGGCCAATCGCATCGCCGTGGCCATTCCCTGTCATCGGGTGGTGCGCCGCGATGGCGATCTGAGCGGCTATCGCTGGGGCGTGGCGCGCAAACGTGCGCTGCTGAAACGAGAAACGGTGCTCACCTGA